AAGAAAACGGAGAAGAAATACATGAAACGTTCGTCCAGAGAATTAAAAGAAAATGCCCGCGTCATATTAAACGGAAGATATGGAATATTCATCGGAACTTTTCTGGTATACTTTCTGATCGCAATGGCAATCGAGAGTGTACCGGTCTTTTTCCTCAGAACCGAAGGATCTTCGGGGATCGTGATCAGCCAGGTCATCACTCTGATCCTCTCGCTGATTATCAGTATTTTAGCGGCCGGCTTTAACCGGCTCAGTCTGAATGTTTCCCGCGGTCTTCAGGCAGGCGTCGGCGACCTGTTCTACTGCTTTTCGCATCACCCGGACAGGGTCATTGTGGTAAACTTCCTGATCTCACTGGTGGGCATCGTCTGTCAGATTCCCACGATCCTCATCACGGTATCGCTGGGCTATCAGTCATTTTATTATACGCCGCTTTCCTGGATTGCAGGTCTGCTGCTTTGCTCACTTGTGTTTGGCATCATCTCATACATCATCACGCTTGGCTTTTCACTGTCCATACCGCTTCTGATCGACAATCCGGATATGGGCGCCATAGAGGCGATGAAGACAAGTGCAGCCCTGATGAAAGGAAATAAGGGCCGTTATTTTTATATCTCACTGAGTTTTATCGGGATCAGCC
The Ruminococcus gauvreauii genome window above contains:
- a CDS encoding DUF975 family protein yields the protein MKRSSRELKENARVILNGRYGIFIGTFLVYFLIAMAIESVPVFFLRTEGSSGIVISQVITLILSLIISILAAGFNRLSLNVSRGLQAGVGDLFYCFSHHPDRVIVVNFLISLVGIVCQIPTILITVSLGYQSFYYTPLSWIAGLLLCSLVFGIISYIITLGFSLSIPLLIDNPDMGAIEAMKTSAALMKGNKGRYFYISLSFIGISLLCILSFGIGYLWAFPYMSVTFMEFYRETIGELDGGPRDQIYSDYDAQDSWS